A genomic segment from uncultured Desulfuromonas sp. encodes:
- a CDS encoding gamma-glutamylcyclotransferase family protein, which produces MLSSLNKRWREANALRVRDVADCDTFFFYGSLMERFSNFNRYIKKRVNTIRIGYCRGYLYNLPLGFPGLIVPEDPCSTLVAGELMTFDDPLKVIKVLDRLEDYFPTREHRSIYLRRKMSLICEDPAQPGQLSKVDAWVYTYPESHLSNQHHREVRIQCGQWKAFNGPARPESELDQMYERLSYCDVNQKVMIDPLLREEALLQEVLTHHPCHEFCENRDQCGWSKRGIS; this is translated from the coding sequence ATGCTATCATCATTAAATAAACGCTGGCGAGAAGCCAACGCGCTTCGCGTTCGCGATGTGGCTGACTGCGACACATTCTTTTTTTATGGCAGCCTGATGGAGCGGTTCAGCAACTTTAACCGCTATATCAAAAAGCGCGTTAACACCATCCGTATCGGCTACTGCCGTGGCTATCTCTATAATCTGCCCCTCGGTTTTCCCGGCCTCATTGTGCCGGAAGATCCCTGTTCCACCCTGGTGGCCGGTGAGCTGATGACCTTTGACGATCCGCTCAAAGTGATCAAAGTACTCGACCGGCTCGAAGATTATTTCCCCACCCGCGAACATCGCAGCATCTACCTGCGCCGCAAGATGTCGCTGATCTGTGAAGACCCGGCCCAACCCGGCCAGCTCAGTAAAGTCGATGCCTGGGTGTACACCTATCCCGAATCCCACCTGAGTAACCAGCACCACCGCGAGGTGCGTATCCAATGCGGTCAATGGAAAGCTTTCAACGGTCCGGCCCGCCCCGAGTCCGAGCTTGATCAGATGTATGAACGCCTCAGTTATTGCGATGTGAATCAGAAGGTGATGATTGATCCGTTACTTCGTGAGGAAGCGTTGTTGCAGGAGGTATTGACCCATCATCCGTGTCATGAATTTTGTGAGAATCGTGATCAGTGTGGGTGGAGTAAAAGAGGAATATCTTAA
- a CDS encoding putative nucleotidyltransferase substrate binding domain-containing protein: MSDLSTLRNNEPFSHLPDDLFEQLRSAASIKKFPQHYHVFNQNDPFDGNLYVIKEGLVEITVLTPGGEEIVVDYRHPGGTFGCTPLFTGDPYTGGARTVKNTECFLLPQPLVVEISDKIPKFKAYFNHMVVDRVRHLYADIVAEHSQKALTQMESYPFKKRLSEIMSTPVVQCSTTSSAREVAELMTNHQIRSVVVINDLGNMVGMVTCRDVIGKVLAVKGADAETITASELMAENPISMSPQTYMYEAMAYMSGHKLKHLPIVDGGELVGMVSMSDLLRYRSQKAMIMIGSVEETDTIDGLHAIHRTLVRVASSLLSETRSAPEVMEILSYIHHALIKRTFELCWQQMLDEGHTPPNIRYCFLIMGSGGRREMLLGPDQDNGFIFENFPDWQQKEVDDFFIPLSDKLVHALDRVGYPLCEGDVMASNEAWRGRLIDWRERIDDWASNPEPHKVRYSSIFFDFTPLVGDASLAHSLQSIVFQSVREYPGFLYHVMQLNLTHKVPTGLWGRFTVEKSGDNKGKLSLKKGGLVYIVDCLRMFALEHEVRALTTLDRLRHLTEEHVFAEETAEHIRVAFEALSFLRLRNEISLLQNGQPASNYIDPNTLSKTEQDLLRSSFDAVSKLQSATRSHFGKGLS, from the coding sequence ATGTCCGACCTCAGCACCTTGCGTAATAACGAACCCTTCAGTCATCTGCCCGATGATTTGTTTGAGCAGCTCCGTTCTGCTGCCAGTATAAAAAAATTCCCTCAACACTACCATGTTTTCAATCAAAACGACCCTTTTGACGGCAATTTGTATGTGATCAAAGAAGGGCTGGTCGAAATTACCGTGTTGACACCGGGCGGTGAAGAGATCGTCGTCGATTATCGCCATCCCGGCGGCACATTTGGCTGTACACCGTTGTTCACCGGCGATCCGTACACTGGTGGGGCGCGCACAGTAAAAAACACGGAATGCTTTCTGCTACCGCAACCGCTGGTGGTCGAAATCTCCGACAAAATTCCAAAGTTCAAGGCCTATTTCAACCACATGGTGGTCGACCGCGTGCGCCACCTTTATGCCGATATCGTGGCTGAGCACAGTCAAAAAGCCCTGACACAGATGGAGTCCTATCCGTTTAAAAAGCGTCTGTCCGAGATTATGAGCACGCCGGTGGTGCAGTGCTCAACTACCTCTTCCGCCAGAGAGGTGGCGGAGCTGATGACCAATCACCAGATCCGTTCCGTGGTGGTGATTAACGACCTTGGCAATATGGTCGGTATGGTCACCTGCCGTGATGTGATCGGCAAAGTGCTGGCGGTCAAAGGTGCTGATGCTGAAACCATTACCGCCAGTGAACTCATGGCTGAAAACCCCATCTCCATGTCGCCGCAGACCTACATGTACGAGGCCATGGCCTACATGTCCGGCCATAAGCTCAAGCATCTGCCCATTGTTGATGGTGGCGAGCTGGTCGGCATGGTGTCGATGAGTGATCTGTTGCGCTACCGCAGCCAAAAAGCCATGATCATGATCGGCAGCGTCGAGGAGACCGACACCATTGACGGTTTGCATGCCATTCACCGCACGCTGGTGCGGGTGGCGTCATCACTGCTGTCGGAAACGCGTAGCGCGCCCGAAGTAATGGAAATTCTGTCGTATATCCATCATGCCCTGATCAAGCGCACCTTTGAGCTGTGCTGGCAGCAGATGTTGGACGAAGGCCATACGCCGCCCAATATCCGCTATTGTTTTTTGATCATGGGCAGTGGTGGCCGCCGCGAAATGTTGTTGGGGCCGGATCAGGATAACGGCTTTATCTTTGAGAACTTCCCCGACTGGCAGCAAAAAGAGGTCGATGATTTCTTTATCCCTCTGTCCGATAAGCTGGTGCATGCTCTTGATCGGGTCGGTTATCCGCTCTGTGAAGGCGATGTTATGGCCAGCAATGAGGCCTGGCGCGGTCGTCTCATCGACTGGCGCGAGCGCATTGATGACTGGGCATCCAACCCTGAGCCGCACAAGGTGCGTTACTCATCGATCTTCTTCGACTTTACGCCGTTGGTTGGTGATGCGTCGCTGGCGCACTCGCTGCAAAGCATCGTCTTTCAGTCGGTGCGCGAATATCCCGGTTTCCTCTACCATGTCATGCAGTTGAACCTGACCCACAAGGTGCCGACCGGTCTGTGGGGGCGTTTTACCGTTGAGAAGAGTGGTGACAATAAAGGCAAGTTGTCTCTGAAAAAGGGCGGCTTGGTGTATATTGTCGATTGCTTGCGCATGTTTGCCTTGGAGCATGAGGTGCGCGCGCTGACGACCTTGGATCGGTTGCGGCACTTGACCGAAGAACACGTGTTTGCCGAAGAGACGGCCGAGCATATTCGGGTGGCCTTTGAGGCGTTGTCGTTTCTGCGTCTGCGTAATGAAATCAGTCTTCTGCAAAATGGCCAGCCGGCCAGCAATTATATTGATCCCAATACGTTGAGTAAGACGGAGCAGGATTTGTTGCGGAGTTCGTTTGATGCGGTGAGTAAGTTGCAGAGTGCGACGCGGAGTCATTTTGGTAAAGGGTTGTCATGA
- the asnS gene encoding asparagine--tRNA ligase — MRVKKLLTADQAQQNVDVRGWVRTLRAGKEVCFIELNDGSCFASLQLVADRSVENFSELAHIGTGACIKARGDLVDSPANGQRWELHVKELTVVGNADPSYPLQKKRHTFEYLRSIAHLRPRSNTFGAVFRLRNALSYAVHQFFQQRDFLYVHTPIITASDCEGAGELFRVTTLDPANPPKNNGTIDWQKDFFGARTGLTVSGQLQGELFATAFRDIYTFGPTFRAENSNTSRHASEFWMIEPEIAFANLADDCQLAEDFLRFLVKYALEHCAEDLQFFNDRIEKGLLDKLTALADATFSTMTYSEAIEQLKNSGQTFEFPVEWGLDLQSEHERYLCEQVVNGPLFVTDYPKEIKAFYMRANEDGKTVAAMDLLVPRVGEIIGGSQREERLDVLTARMEELNMAPESLDWYLDIRRWGSCPHAGFGLGFERLIMYLSGMENIRDVIPFPRTPGHAEF; from the coding sequence ATGCGAGTAAAAAAACTGCTCACTGCCGATCAGGCGCAACAGAATGTTGACGTGCGCGGCTGGGTGCGCACCCTGCGTGCCGGTAAAGAGGTGTGCTTTATTGAGCTGAATGACGGCTCCTGCTTTGCCTCATTACAGTTAGTCGCGGATCGAAGCGTAGAGAACTTCAGCGAACTGGCCCACATCGGCACCGGAGCCTGCATCAAGGCCCGTGGTGATTTGGTGGATTCACCGGCCAACGGTCAGCGCTGGGAATTGCATGTTAAAGAGCTGACCGTAGTTGGCAACGCCGACCCAAGCTATCCGCTGCAGAAGAAACGCCATACCTTTGAATACCTGCGCAGCATCGCCCATCTGCGACCGCGATCCAACACCTTTGGCGCGGTGTTTCGCCTGCGCAACGCGCTTTCCTATGCGGTGCATCAGTTTTTCCAGCAGCGCGACTTTCTCTATGTGCACACACCGATCATCACGGCCAGCGACTGTGAAGGGGCCGGTGAACTGTTTCGCGTCACCACCCTTGACCCGGCCAATCCGCCGAAAAATAACGGCACCATCGACTGGCAGAAGGATTTCTTTGGCGCGCGCACTGGCCTGACGGTCAGCGGCCAGTTACAGGGCGAGCTGTTTGCCACAGCGTTTCGCGACATTTACACCTTTGGCCCGACCTTTCGCGCCGAAAACTCCAACACCAGCCGTCATGCCTCGGAATTCTGGATGATTGAGCCGGAGATTGCTTTTGCCAATCTGGCCGATGACTGCCAGCTGGCCGAAGATTTCTTACGTTTTCTGGTCAAGTACGCCCTGGAACACTGCGCGGAGGATCTGCAGTTTTTCAACGACCGCATTGAAAAGGGGTTGCTCGACAAACTCACTGCATTGGCCGACGCCACGTTCAGCACCATGACCTACAGCGAAGCCATTGAGCAGCTGAAAAACAGCGGTCAGACGTTTGAGTTTCCGGTGGAATGGGGATTGGATTTGCAATCGGAGCACGAGCGCTATCTGTGCGAGCAGGTGGTTAACGGCCCACTGTTTGTCACCGATTACCCCAAGGAGATCAAGGCGTTTTACATGCGCGCCAACGAGGATGGCAAAACCGTGGCGGCCATGGATCTGCTGGTGCCGCGTGTCGGTGAAATCATCGGCGGCAGCCAACGTGAAGAGCGGCTTGATGTGCTGACAGCACGCATGGAAGAGCTGAACATGGCCCCGGAAAGCCTCGACTGGTATCTCGACATCCGCCGCTGGGGCAGCTGCCCTCACGCCGGGTTTGGCCTCGGTTTTGAGCGGCTGATTATGTACCTGAGCGGCATGGAAAATATTCGTGATGTGATTCCGTTTCCTCGGACTCCGGGGCATGCGGAGTTTTAG